In Brienomyrus brachyistius isolate T26 chromosome 19, BBRACH_0.4, whole genome shotgun sequence, one DNA window encodes the following:
- the si:dkey-221h15.4 gene encoding epidermal retinol dehydrogenase 2 isoform X1: MHNQVIQCFERLFIKLRSVKDFIELIIGATFYFFEAFVRLLVQPARKDVEGEIVLITGAAHGIGKLIAEELGRLGVTLVLWDVNWEALEKTSKELRRMLDVRVYAYACDCSRRTEVYKVADLVKREVGDVSILVNNAGVVTGKYTFTEAPDNLVDRTLRVNAAAHFWTYKAFLPAMTARNHGHLVCIACHGGLFAMNGLADYCASKFAAIGFAESIALELLVLKREGIKTTIVCPYLINTTMFGGCQTKWPSFLPIIDQKDAAKRIVDAILREQMYLLLPSSLYLLMALKSFMPAKLGIIFVNFFGGLDLMDRFRGIPVPTVSYKRPQRQRENSVLGET, translated from the exons ATGCACAATCAAGTGATTCAGTGCTTTGAGCGGCTGTTTATAAAGCTGCGTTCTGTGAAGGATTTCATCGAGTTGATCATCGGGGCAACTTTCTACTTCTTTGAAGCTTTTGTTCGGCTGCTGGTCCAGCCAGCCAGGAAAGACGTGGAGGGTGAGATTGTCCtgataactggagcagcacacgGTATCGGCAAACTGATCGCGGAAGAACTGGGACGGCTCGGAGTCACCTTGGTCCTTTGGGACGTGAACTGGGAAGCCCTTGAAAAAACCAGCAAGGAGTTGAGACGTATGTTAGATGTGCGTGTCTATGCCTATGCCTGCGACTGCAGCCGACGGACGGAGGTGTACAAAGTTGCGGATTTG GTTAAGCGAGAGGTTGGGGACGTTTCCATTCTGGTAAACAACGCTGGAGTGGTCACGGGCAAGTATACATTTACGGAAGCTCCTGACAACCTTGTGGACCGGACACTGAGGGTCAATGCAGCTGCCCACTTTTGG ACATACAAAGCCTTTTTGCCAGCCATGACAGCACGCAACCATGGTCACCTTGTGTGTATAGCCTGCCACGGAGGACTCTTCGCGATGAACGGCTTAGCAG ATTACTGTGCTAGCAAGTTTGCTGCCATTGGCTTTGCTGAATCCATCGCCCTGGAGCTTCTTGTCCTTAAAAGGGAGGGAATTAAAACCACAATTGTCTGTCCTTACTTGATCAACACAACCATGTTTGGAGGATGCCAGACAAA ATGGCCGTCCTTCTTGCCAATAATAGACCAGAAGGATGCTGCAAAGAGGATTGTGGATGCTATTCTGCGTGAGCAGATGTACTTACTGCTACCTTCCAGTCTGTACCTTCTGATGGCGCTGAAAAG TTTTATGCCAGCCAAGCTGGGCATCATCTTTGTCAACTTCTTCGGTGGGCTGGATCTGATGGACCGGTTCAGAGGCATCCCGGTGCCCACGGTGTCCTACAAGAGACCGCAGCGGCAGAGGGAAAACAGCGTCCTTGGGGAGACATAG
- the si:dkey-221h15.4 gene encoding epidermal retinol dehydrogenase 2 isoform X2: MHNQVIQCFERLFIKLRSVKDFIELIIGATFYFFEAFVRLLVQPARKDVEGEIVLITGAAHGIGKLIAEELGRLGVTLVLWDVNWEALEKTSKELRRMLDVRVYAYACDCSRRTEVYKVADLVKREVGDVSILVNNAGVVTGKYTFTEAPDNLVDRTLRVNAAAHFWTYKAFLPAMTARNHGHLVCIACHGGLFAMNGLADYCASKFAAIGFAESIALELLVLKREGIKTTIVCPYLINTTMFGGCQTNFMPAKLGIIFVNFFGGLDLMDRFRGIPVPTVSYKRPQRQRENSVLGET; encoded by the exons ATGCACAATCAAGTGATTCAGTGCTTTGAGCGGCTGTTTATAAAGCTGCGTTCTGTGAAGGATTTCATCGAGTTGATCATCGGGGCAACTTTCTACTTCTTTGAAGCTTTTGTTCGGCTGCTGGTCCAGCCAGCCAGGAAAGACGTGGAGGGTGAGATTGTCCtgataactggagcagcacacgGTATCGGCAAACTGATCGCGGAAGAACTGGGACGGCTCGGAGTCACCTTGGTCCTTTGGGACGTGAACTGGGAAGCCCTTGAAAAAACCAGCAAGGAGTTGAGACGTATGTTAGATGTGCGTGTCTATGCCTATGCCTGCGACTGCAGCCGACGGACGGAGGTGTACAAAGTTGCGGATTTG GTTAAGCGAGAGGTTGGGGACGTTTCCATTCTGGTAAACAACGCTGGAGTGGTCACGGGCAAGTATACATTTACGGAAGCTCCTGACAACCTTGTGGACCGGACACTGAGGGTCAATGCAGCTGCCCACTTTTGG ACATACAAAGCCTTTTTGCCAGCCATGACAGCACGCAACCATGGTCACCTTGTGTGTATAGCCTGCCACGGAGGACTCTTCGCGATGAACGGCTTAGCAG ATTACTGTGCTAGCAAGTTTGCTGCCATTGGCTTTGCTGAATCCATCGCCCTGGAGCTTCTTGTCCTTAAAAGGGAGGGAATTAAAACCACAATTGTCTGTCCTTACTTGATCAACACAACCATGTTTGGAGGATGCCAGACAAA TTTTATGCCAGCCAAGCTGGGCATCATCTTTGTCAACTTCTTCGGTGGGCTGGATCTGATGGACCGGTTCAGAGGCATCCCGGTGCCCACGGTGTCCTACAAGAGACCGCAGCGGCAGAGGGAAAACAGCGTCCTTGGGGAGACATAG